The following coding sequences lie in one Aspergillus puulaauensis MK2 DNA, chromosome 3, nearly complete sequence genomic window:
- a CDS encoding phytanoyl-CoA dioxygenase family protein (COG:Q;~EggNog:ENOG410PPAM;~InterPro:IPR008775;~PFAM:PF05721) gives MAANNTGHTTNGANGVTSVEPRLARLPRTSMPQEVLTVLLRDGGLILEQIADHEDIDKAVEEIQPHLLGQARHDGVTMPKESKQVSGLAGKSRTFATKLLANSLFQEVSNLLLSKTTTTYYGKQKQTSVSRPQVTNTMAFWIGPGAQAQGLHRDDQCHHTRHPAKYETELGMMFAATRSHKANGATRVVPGSNKWDDQRKPRLDEAASAELEKGDALMWLGSTYHGAGQNTTSDEYRLLFAGFMTPGWCRQDENQYLAYSFEDIKDYPEDVQKLLGYYVSRPYGGFVEQMEPLEFLKCNGDWTKWRPGDLV, from the exons ATGGCTGCAAACAACACCGGACATACTACTAACGGCGCCAACGGCGTCACCAGCGTCGAGCCTAGACTAGCCCGCCTGCCTCGCACATCAATGCCGCAAGAGGTATTGACAGTTCTCCTGAGAGACGGCGGTCTGATACTGGAGCAAATAGCCGACCACGAAGACATCGACAAGGCCGTTGAGGAGATCCAACCTCATCTCCTTGGCCAGGCAAGACATGATGGCGTTACCATGCCgaaagaaagcaaacaaGTTTCAGGTCTGGCGGGCAAAAGCCGCACCTTTGCAACCAAGCTTCTGGCCAATTCGTTATTCCAAGAAGTGAGCAATCTACTGCTCTCGAAAACGACCACCACCTACTACGGcaaacaaaagcaaaccTCCGTCAGCAGGCCTCAAGtcaccaacaccatggccTTCTGGATTGGACCGGGAGCCCAGGCCCAAGGGCTGCACCGAGATGACCAGTGTCATCACACGCGACATCCCGCCAAATATGAAACCGAGCTGGGCATGATGTTCGCAGCGACGAGGTCGCATAAAGCGAATGGCGCCACGCGAGTCGTGCCAGGCTCCAACAAGTGGGACGACCAGCGAAAGCCTCGATTAGATGAGGCGGCCTcggcggagttggagaagggtGATGCCTTGATGTG GCTTGGGTCAACCTACCACGGAGCAGGTCAGAACACTACCTCGGATGAATACAGACTCCTGTTCGCGGGGTTCATGACGCCTGGCTGGTGCCGCCAGGATGAGAACCAGTATCTGGCTTACAGCTTTGAAGATATCAAGGACTATCCGGAAGATGTTCAGAAGCTATTAGGCTACTATGTAAGCCGTCCGTATGGTGGCTTCGTGGAACAGATGGAACCATTGGAATTCTTGAAGTGTAATGGCGACTGGACCAAGTGGCGGCCTGGTGACCTTGTGTAA